The following are encoded in a window of Dysidea avara chromosome 4, odDysAvar1.4, whole genome shotgun sequence genomic DNA:
- the LOC136253327 gene encoding mucolipin-3-like isoform X2 has translation MGTDLESGRHNQESFSELNPTLVWCLTNLFHFTIGPCYNGCKRAWRLYSPRDDPYSSDRELTDYMSEEREPLINEDNEWTTKIQKERADHRIKKRLQLHFQDHIQKWSRDTHPRFPWKAVLHLLLVVFVTVQVSIFAADKFKLTSFLVENTKSFHHYFIRKECNDRINKLYSLDDVYEQIEHTVNSYYSLSQQSLTMIIDFDIGQCGNSNAFPCKDKNLTSHTKVFPYNPDSSTDIRPEDKPCCNEDSTSSSCSIEYCECSVKSQVDCYIHGDNLDTIGTIKFGFMFDATYDKGVIEEYNSVQVHFHIVISLDNKLYNNLEVDIDTTPTFSRLSNNFLNRKRTTIIDIVVLILLILSSCTYILSIFQTSNLTKDVKLHFLAYHERHLRWQEISPLYNYWYMMMLFTNLLIFAATLLKVYSDYDAQETINIDLLEAISILLGIGILLLWCGLFGLLKYFESLNVLLITVRLALPSILRFAIYIVILFTAFSLCGWLVLGSYHSKFGGPMETAVSLFCILNGDDLYETFTGVEVPSNSVQMFCKLYLFVFMFMFIYIVLSLFIGIFNHAYESLSKNWKQHSRGFLRDWAEGEPDDDPTKNYPFPIPRIRKPVPVTPVLDPVCINASGDSSLVSSVVIEEHPIANNNACVPVVHITDSTSEPVNDNVATGRGLVHYPSDSNLLAQPQSQEVRRLRSESFSPSAAVDPAVHTTHGHHHHHNFAYTSGGTHLMVHHPRAQVAEPPVANSKEVAKARLKLRASNQELNLDVEESDS, from the exons ATGGGGACGGATCTAGAAAGCGGTAGACACAATCAAGAATCCTTTTCTGAATTGAATCCAACTTTGGTCTGGTGTCTTACCAATCTGTTTCACTTCACGATTGGACCGTGTTACAACGGATGTAAAAGGGCGTGGAGGTTATATTCGCCACGAGATGATCCATACAGTAGTGACCGTGAATTAACTGATTATATGAGTGAAGAGAGAGAACCGCTGATAAATGAAGACAATGAGTGGACGACGAAGATACAGAAAGAACGAGCCGATCACAGGATAAAGAAACGACTGCAGCTTCACTTTCAAGATCATATccaaaagtggtcacgtgacacACACCCACGATTTCCCTGGAAAGCAGTGCTGCATCTTTTACTGGTAGTATTCGTTACAGTGCAA GTATCAATTTTTGCAGCGGACAAGTTCAAGCTTACCAGTTTTCTGGTTGAGAACACCaagtcatttcatcattacttCATAAGGAAGGAATGTAATGATCGTATCAACAAGTTGTACTCACTGGATGATGTGTACGAGCAAATTGAACACACTGTGAACTCT TACTATAGCCTGTCCCAGCAATCA TTGACAATGATCATCGACTTTGATATTGGTCAATGTGGTAACAGTAATGCATTTCCTT GTAAAGACAAGAATCTTACATCTCACACAAAGGTGTTTCCTTACAACCCTGATAGTAGTACTGACATAAGACCAGAAGATAAACCATGTTGTAATGAGGACTCCACCAGTAGTAGTTGTTCCATTGAATATTGTGAATGTAGTGTGAAGAGTCAAGTAGACTGCTACATACATGGAGACAACTTGGACAC AATTGGCACCATAAAATTTGGATTCATGTTTGATGCAACATATGATAAAGGTGTAATTGAAGAGTACAATTCAGTTCAGGTTCACTTTCACATTGTGATTAGTTTGGATAACAAACTGTATAACAACTTGGAGGTGGATATCGACACTACCCCTACTTTTAGCAGATTATCCAACAACTTTTTGAATAGGAAAAGGACCACTATAATAGATATTGTTGTATTGATCCTTCTTATCCTGTCTTCATGCACATACATTTTGTCAATATTTCAGACTAGCAATCTAACTAAG GATGTCAAGTTACACTTCTTAGCATACCATGAGAGGCACCTACGCTGGCAAGAAATCAGTCCACTGTATAACTACTGGTACATGATGATGTTGTTCACTAACCTTCTGATATTTGCTGCCACATTGTTGAAAGTGTACAGTGACTATGATGCACAG GAAACCATCAACATTGATTTGTTAGAAGCTATCAGTATTTTACTTGGAATTGGAATTCTCTTACTGTGGTGTGGTCTGTTTGGACTTCTGAAGTACTTCGAATCTTTGAAT GTGCTGCTGATAACAGTGAGACTGGCACTCCCTAGCATTTTGAGATTCGCAATTTACATTGTCATCTTGTTCACAGCATTCTCGCTTTGTGGGTGGTTAGTTCTTGGATCTTATCACTCAAAG tttggtggGCCCATGGAAACTGCAGTGAGCCTCTTCTGTATCCTCAATGGAGATGATTTATATGAGACGTTTACAGGAGTAGAAGTTCCATCCAATTCTGTTCAGATGTTCTGCAAACTCTACCTCTTTGTTTTCATGTTCATGTTCATCTACATTGTGCTAAGCTTGTTCATTGGTATATTCAACCATGCCTATGAGTCTCTGTCA AAAAACTGGAAACAGCATTCACGTGGATTCTTACGTGACTGGGCAGAAGGAGAACCAGATGATGATCCAACAAAGAATTATCCATTCCCAATCCCACGCATTCGTAAACCTGTCCCAGTAACTCCTGTACTTGATCCAGTGTGTATTAATGCCAGTGGTGATTCTAGTTTAGTTTCATCTGTTGTAATAGAAGAACACCCAATTGCAAATAACAATGCTTGTGTTCCAGTTGTACATATTACTGATTCCACCAGTGAACCTGTCAATGACAATGTTGCAACTGGACGTGGTCTTGTTCATTATCCTAGTGACTCTAATTTGTTAGCTCAGCCGCAGTCACAGGAAGTGCGGCGCTTACGATCTGAATCATTTAGCCCAAGTGCTGCTGTAGATCCAGCAGTGCATACAACACATggacaccaccaccaccacaatTTTGCTTACACCAGTGGTGGCACACATTTGATGGTCCATCATCCTAGAGCTCAAGTGGCAGAACCACCAGTTGCTAATAGCAAGGAAGTTGCTAAAGCACGGTTAAAACTTCGGGCAAGCAACCAAGAATTGAACCT GGATGTGGAGGAGAGTGACTCTTAG
- the LOC136253327 gene encoding mucolipin-3-like isoform X1 yields the protein MGTDLESGRHNQESFSELNPTLVWCLTNLFHFTIGPCYNGCKRAWRLYSPRDDPYSSDRELTDYMSEEREPLINEDNEWTTKIQKERADHRIKKRLQLHFQDHIQKWSRDTHPRFPWKAVLHLLLVVFVTVQVSIFAADKFKLTSFLVENTKSFHHYFIRKECNDRINKLYSLDDVYEQIEHTVNSYYSLSQQSVSDFDIIEGNVTVENPTQLTMIIDFDIGQCGNSNAFPCKDKNLTSHTKVFPYNPDSSTDIRPEDKPCCNEDSTSSSCSIEYCECSVKSQVDCYIHGDNLDTIGTIKFGFMFDATYDKGVIEEYNSVQVHFHIVISLDNKLYNNLEVDIDTTPTFSRLSNNFLNRKRTTIIDIVVLILLILSSCTYILSIFQTSNLTKDVKLHFLAYHERHLRWQEISPLYNYWYMMMLFTNLLIFAATLLKVYSDYDAQETINIDLLEAISILLGIGILLLWCGLFGLLKYFESLNVLLITVRLALPSILRFAIYIVILFTAFSLCGWLVLGSYHSKFGGPMETAVSLFCILNGDDLYETFTGVEVPSNSVQMFCKLYLFVFMFMFIYIVLSLFIGIFNHAYESLSKNWKQHSRGFLRDWAEGEPDDDPTKNYPFPIPRIRKPVPVTPVLDPVCINASGDSSLVSSVVIEEHPIANNNACVPVVHITDSTSEPVNDNVATGRGLVHYPSDSNLLAQPQSQEVRRLRSESFSPSAAVDPAVHTTHGHHHHHNFAYTSGGTHLMVHHPRAQVAEPPVANSKEVAKARLKLRASNQELNLDVEESDS from the exons ATGGGGACGGATCTAGAAAGCGGTAGACACAATCAAGAATCCTTTTCTGAATTGAATCCAACTTTGGTCTGGTGTCTTACCAATCTGTTTCACTTCACGATTGGACCGTGTTACAACGGATGTAAAAGGGCGTGGAGGTTATATTCGCCACGAGATGATCCATACAGTAGTGACCGTGAATTAACTGATTATATGAGTGAAGAGAGAGAACCGCTGATAAATGAAGACAATGAGTGGACGACGAAGATACAGAAAGAACGAGCCGATCACAGGATAAAGAAACGACTGCAGCTTCACTTTCAAGATCATATccaaaagtggtcacgtgacacACACCCACGATTTCCCTGGAAAGCAGTGCTGCATCTTTTACTGGTAGTATTCGTTACAGTGCAA GTATCAATTTTTGCAGCGGACAAGTTCAAGCTTACCAGTTTTCTGGTTGAGAACACCaagtcatttcatcattacttCATAAGGAAGGAATGTAATGATCGTATCAACAAGTTGTACTCACTGGATGATGTGTACGAGCAAATTGAACACACTGTGAACTCT TACTATAGCCTGTCCCAGCAATCAGTAAGTGACTTTGATATCATTGAGGGTAATGTTACTGTGGAGAATCCTACTCAGTTGACAATGATCATCGACTTTGATATTGGTCAATGTGGTAACAGTAATGCATTTCCTT GTAAAGACAAGAATCTTACATCTCACACAAAGGTGTTTCCTTACAACCCTGATAGTAGTACTGACATAAGACCAGAAGATAAACCATGTTGTAATGAGGACTCCACCAGTAGTAGTTGTTCCATTGAATATTGTGAATGTAGTGTGAAGAGTCAAGTAGACTGCTACATACATGGAGACAACTTGGACAC AATTGGCACCATAAAATTTGGATTCATGTTTGATGCAACATATGATAAAGGTGTAATTGAAGAGTACAATTCAGTTCAGGTTCACTTTCACATTGTGATTAGTTTGGATAACAAACTGTATAACAACTTGGAGGTGGATATCGACACTACCCCTACTTTTAGCAGATTATCCAACAACTTTTTGAATAGGAAAAGGACCACTATAATAGATATTGTTGTATTGATCCTTCTTATCCTGTCTTCATGCACATACATTTTGTCAATATTTCAGACTAGCAATCTAACTAAG GATGTCAAGTTACACTTCTTAGCATACCATGAGAGGCACCTACGCTGGCAAGAAATCAGTCCACTGTATAACTACTGGTACATGATGATGTTGTTCACTAACCTTCTGATATTTGCTGCCACATTGTTGAAAGTGTACAGTGACTATGATGCACAG GAAACCATCAACATTGATTTGTTAGAAGCTATCAGTATTTTACTTGGAATTGGAATTCTCTTACTGTGGTGTGGTCTGTTTGGACTTCTGAAGTACTTCGAATCTTTGAAT GTGCTGCTGATAACAGTGAGACTGGCACTCCCTAGCATTTTGAGATTCGCAATTTACATTGTCATCTTGTTCACAGCATTCTCGCTTTGTGGGTGGTTAGTTCTTGGATCTTATCACTCAAAG tttggtggGCCCATGGAAACTGCAGTGAGCCTCTTCTGTATCCTCAATGGAGATGATTTATATGAGACGTTTACAGGAGTAGAAGTTCCATCCAATTCTGTTCAGATGTTCTGCAAACTCTACCTCTTTGTTTTCATGTTCATGTTCATCTACATTGTGCTAAGCTTGTTCATTGGTATATTCAACCATGCCTATGAGTCTCTGTCA AAAAACTGGAAACAGCATTCACGTGGATTCTTACGTGACTGGGCAGAAGGAGAACCAGATGATGATCCAACAAAGAATTATCCATTCCCAATCCCACGCATTCGTAAACCTGTCCCAGTAACTCCTGTACTTGATCCAGTGTGTATTAATGCCAGTGGTGATTCTAGTTTAGTTTCATCTGTTGTAATAGAAGAACACCCAATTGCAAATAACAATGCTTGTGTTCCAGTTGTACATATTACTGATTCCACCAGTGAACCTGTCAATGACAATGTTGCAACTGGACGTGGTCTTGTTCATTATCCTAGTGACTCTAATTTGTTAGCTCAGCCGCAGTCACAGGAAGTGCGGCGCTTACGATCTGAATCATTTAGCCCAAGTGCTGCTGTAGATCCAGCAGTGCATACAACACATggacaccaccaccaccacaatTTTGCTTACACCAGTGGTGGCACACATTTGATGGTCCATCATCCTAGAGCTCAAGTGGCAGAACCACCAGTTGCTAATAGCAAGGAAGTTGCTAAAGCACGGTTAAAACTTCGGGCAAGCAACCAAGAATTGAACCT GGATGTGGAGGAGAGTGACTCTTAG